In a single window of the Pseudopipra pipra isolate bDixPip1 chromosome Z, bDixPip1.hap1, whole genome shotgun sequence genome:
- the XPA gene encoding DNA repair protein complementing XP-A cells, which yields MAGAAPAPHRDQDHDQDASAAAGERPHLSAAALAKIERNRQRALALRQARLAARPYPAAGGGGARARALPKVVDTGGGFFLEQEEEDEEKKEEAGEKIVHTPAPVLEFDYLICGDCGKEFMDSYLMQHFDWATCDNCRDVEDKHKLITRTEAKEEYLLKDCDLDKREPVLRFIVKKNPHNSRWGEMKLYLKLQVIKRSLEVWGSEDALQEAKELRRDSREKMKQKKFDKKVKELRRAVRSSLWKKAATIHEHEYGPEENIDEDTYKKTCTVCGHELTYEKM from the exons atggcgggcgcggccccggccccgcaccgcGACCAGGACCACGACCAGGACGCTTCGGCGGCGGCGGGCGAGCGGCCGCACCTCTCGGCGGCGGCGCTGGCGAAGATTGAGCGGAACCGGCAGCGGGCGCTGGCACTGCGGCAGGCGCGGCTGGCGGCCCGGCCCTACCCTGCCGCAG gcggcggcggcgcgcgggcGCGGGCCCTCCCCAAGGTCGTGGACACGGGAGGGGGATTCTTCCTggaacaggaggaggaggacgaggagaagaaggaagaggcCGGCGAGAAGATCGTGCACACACCcg caCCCGTACTAGAATTTGACTATCTCATCTGTGGAGACTGTGGCAAAGAATTCATGGACTCCTACCTTATGCAGCACTTTGATTGGGCAACATGTGATAATTGCAG AGATGTTGAAGATAAACATAAGCTTATAACAAGGacagaagcaaaagaagagTATCTCCTTAAAGACTGTGACTTAGACAAGAGGGAACCGGTGCTCAGATTCATTGTGAAGAAAAACCCTCATAATTCACGATGGGGTGAAatgaaactttatttaaaactgCAG GTAATCAAGCGTTCACTTGAAGTGTGGGGTAGCGAAGACGCGTTGCAAGAAGCAAAGGAGCTCCGCCgtgacagcagagagaagaTGAAACAGAAGAAGTTTGATAAGAAGGTTAAAG AGCTGCGCCGAGCTGTGAGGAGTAGTTTGTGGAAGAAAGCAGCTACTATCCATGAACATGAGTATGGACCAGAAGAAAACATAGATGAAGACACATATAAAAAGACATGCACTGTATGTGGCCATGAATTAACTTACGAGAAGATGTAG
- the NCBP1 gene encoding nuclear cap-binding protein subunit 1, translated as MPGSSSNACRQHRHRTPSPPPGHRDAAGTSFALTNREKAWKAPQGPALPRSPRHPRPRPGAAPHRPTFLRARARCFLPAAPASAGTISASPPGSARSAPPPPRPGSARAGTGSGWEVPRPPRKQRGRGRGRSALLWARERRLGPLLPAASRRFPGLLAASRRFPVLLDASRRFPRLLAAFQRSLRPLFPAMSRRRHSDDSDGQPHKRRRTSEPSEIEERLESLICRVGEKSNSSLESNLEGLAGVLEADLPNYKSKILRILCTVARLLPEKLTVYTTLVGLLNARNYNFGGEFVEAMIRQLKECLKVNMYNEAVHLVRFLSDLVNCHVIAAPSMVAMFENFVSVTQEEDVPQVRCDWYMFAFLSSLPWVGKELYEKKDAEMDRLLSQTESYLKRRQKIHVPMLQVWTADKPHPQEEYLDCLWSQIQKLKKDRWQERHILRPYLAFDSVLCEALQHNLPPFTPPPHTEDSVYPMPRVIFRMFDYTDDPEGPVMPGSHSVERFVIEENLHCIIKSHWKERKTCAAQLLSYPGNNKIPLNYHIVEVIFAELFQLPSPPHIEVMYTTLLIELCKLQPGSLPQVLAQATEMLYMRLDTMNTTCVDRFINWFSHHLSNFQFRWSWEDWSDCLTQDLEKPKPKFVREVLEKCMRLSYHQRIIDIVPASFSVLSPANPVCIYKYGDESNRSLPGYTVALCLTIAIKNKASNDEIFSILKDVPNPNQDDDDGEGFSFNPLKIEVFVQTLLHLAAKSFSHSFSALAKFHEVFKTLAESDEGKLHVLRVVYEVWKNHPQMIAVLVDKMIRTQIVDCAAVANWIFSSELAHDFTRFYIWEILHSTIRKMNKHVLKIHKELEETKARLARQHKRRDSDDDDDDDDRSTDREDGPLEEQIERLQEKVESAQSEQKNLFLVIFQRFIMLLTEHLVRCETGGIDVFTPWYKSCIERLQQIFLQHHQIIQQYMVTLENLLFTAELDHHILAVFQQFCALQA; from the exons ATGCCGGGCAGCTCCTCGAACGCCTGCCGGCAGCACCGCCACCGCACGCCCTCTCCGCCGCCGGGACACCGGGACGCGGCCGGCACCTCCTTCGCTTTGACGAACAGGGAAAAGGCCTGGAAGGCACCGCAAGGACCCGCGTTACCGAGGTCACCGCGCCACCCCCGCCCCaggcccggcgcggccccgcaCCGACCCACCTTCCTGCGGGCGAGGGCGCGCTGCTTCCTGCCGGCCGCGCCGGCCTCGGCCGGCACCATCTCCGCCTCTCCGCCGGGAAGCGCCCGCTCTGCTCCtcctccgccccgccccggaAGCGCTCGGGCAGGGACCGGAAGCGGGTGGGAGGTGCCGCGCCCGCCCCGGAAACAGCGCGGCCGCGGGCGGGGAAGGAGCGCGCTGCTCTGGGCCCGCGAGAGGCGTCTTGGTCCTttgcttcctgctgcttctcGCCGCTTCCCGGGGCTTCTCGCCGCTTCTCGCCGCTTCCCAGTGCTTCTCGACGCTTCCCGACGCTTCCCGAGGCTTCTCGCCGCTTTCCAGCGCTCCCTCCGACCGCTCTTCCCCGCCATGTCGCGGCGGCGGCACAGCGACGACAGCGATG GGCAGCCCCACAAGAGGCGGAGGACCTCCGAGCCTTCCGAGATCGAGGAGAGGCTCGAGTCGCTCATCTGCAGGGTGGGAGAGAAG agtAATTCATCTTTGGAGAGCAACTTGGAGGGCCTAGCTGGCGTTTTGGAAGCTGATCTGCCGAATTACAAAAGCAAGATACTAAGAATACTGTGCACTGT tGCACGTCTGTTACCAGAAAAGCTTACTGTTTACACCACACTGGTTGGCTTGCTGAATGCCAGGAACTACAATTTTGGTGGAGAATTTGTGGAAGCCATGATTCGTCAGCTTAAAGAATGTCTGAAAGTAAATATGTATAACGAAGCCGTGCATTTG gTTCGTTTTTTGTCTGATCTTGTGAATTGTCATGTAATAGCTGCACCTTCCATGGTAGCTATGTTCGAGAACTTTGTGAGCGTGACACAGGAGGAGGATGTACCCCAG GTGCGATGTGACTGGTATATGTTTGCATTTCTGTCATCTTTGCCTTGGGTTGGAAAGGAGTTATATGAGAAAAAGGACGCTGAAATGGATCGTCTCTTGTCTCAGACAGAAAGTTATTTGAA ACGCCGCCAGAAGATTCATGTACCCATGCTGCAGGTGTGGACAGCTGATAAACCACATCCACAAGAAGAG TATTTAGACTGCCTCTGGTCTCAGATTCAGAAGCTGAAAAAAGACCGTTGGCAGGAGCGACACATTCTGAGGCCCTACTTGGCTTTTGACAGCGTTCTTTGTGAAGCTCTGCAACACAATCTTCCTCCGTTCACCCCTCCACCTCATACTGAAGATTCAGTATACCCGATGCCAAGGGTTATTTTTAGGATGTTTGACTACACAGATGACCCTGAG GGTCCTGTCATGCCTGGCAGCCACTCCGTTGAACGATTTGTAATAGAAGAGAACCTGCACTGCATCATCAAATCACActggaaggagagaaagacTTG CGCTGCACAGCTGTTGAGCTATCCAGGAAATAACAAGATCCCGTTGAACTACCACATCGTAGAG GTAATATTTGCAGAATTGTTTCAACTTCCATCTCCACCACACATTGAAGTCATGTACACAACGCTCCTGATTGAACTGTGCAAACTTCAGCCTGGCTCTTTACCACAAGTT CTTGCACAAGCCACGGAAATGCTCTACATGCGCTTGGATACAATGAATACAACGTGTGTGGACAG gtTTATTAACTGGTTTTCTCACCACTTGAGCAACTTTCAGTTCCGTTGGAGCTGGGAAGATTG GTCGGATTGTCTTACTCAGGACCttgaaaaacccaaacccaaattTGTGAGAGAGGTTTTGGAAAAGTGCATGCG GCTCTCCTACCATCAGCGAATAATAGACATCGTTCCTGCAAGTTTTTCTGTCCTCAGTCCTGCTAATCCAGTGTGCATTTACAAATATGGAGATGAAAGTAATA GGTCCCTTCCTGGATATACTGTGGCACTCTGTTTGACAATTGCCATTAAAAATAAGGCAAGCAATGATGAAATcttcagcattttaaaagatGTGCCTAATCCAAACCAGGATGACGATGATG GTGAAGGATTTTCCTTCAACCCTCTGAAAATAGAAGTCTTTGTTCAGACGCTGCTCCATCTAGCTGCCAAGTCTTTCAGCCACTCCTTCAGTGCCCTGGCAAA GTTTCATGAAGTCTTCAAAACACTTGCTGAAAGTGATGAGGGGAAACTCCATGTGCTGAGAGTTGTATATGAGGTTTGGAAGAATCATCCACAG ATGATTGCTGTGCTCGTGGACAAGATGATTCGGACACAAATTGTCGACTGTGCTGCAGTAGCAAACTGGATCTTTTCTTCAGAGCTTGCACATGATTTTACCAG GTTTTATATCTGGGAGATCTTACATTCCACAATTCGTAAGATGAATAAGCATGTCCTGAAGATTCACAAAGAACTGGAGGAGACTAAGGCAAGATTGGCCAGGCAGCACAAAAGA CGAGACAGTGATGAtgacgatgatgatgatgaccgAAGCACTGATCGGGAGGATGGACCACTAGAAGAGCAGATAGAGCGTTTGCAGGAAAAGGTAGAGTCAGCCCAGAGCGAGCAGAAGAATCTCTTCCTCGTTATTTTCCAG cGTTTCATTATGTTGTTAACGGAGCACTTGGTGCGCTGCGAGACTGGTGGAATCGATGTATTTACACCTTGGTACAAGAGCTGTATAGAGAGATTGCAGCAGATCTTCCTGCAG CACCACCAGATAATCCAGCAGTACATGGTGACCCTAGAGAACCTCCTGTTTACAGCTGAACTGGACCACCACATACTGGCTGTGTTTCAGCAGTTCTGCGCTCTGCAGGCCTGA